The window AGCCAAACGCTGTTTTTCGTAATTGGAAGATACGTTGCACCGTGGTGTTTGTCAACAAAAAAAACAATATTAATTAAGTGCGTTATGCAACTTTGTTAAAGCGATGGTTAAGGTCGTGGCCGACCCTTGGCCCGGGCTAGTCGGGCATCATCGAGAGTGCGATGATCGCGGCGCAGACTGCCAGCGCCACGATCAGCACCGCCCAGATCGCCCAGCGCGGCGCGCGTTTTTTTGCGGCCGAATCCGGCGCGGCGGGCTCGAGCTGCGTCTGTTTCTCAACGTCTTGAACATCGGTCGGCAGCTCGTCGGCCGCTTGCGGCGTGTCGGACGAGGTGAGGAATTCGCCGAACAGCTCGCGCGCCTCCTGGTGAACCTCGTCTCCGGTGCGGTCCAGGAACGAACGCGTGGCCGTGTTCGCGTCGGCCGGGGGCTGTTGTTGATCCTGGTCAGCGGGCTGCTGCTCGGGCACGAACATATCGATCGAGTCCTCGCGCTTGGGCTGCTCGGGCTCAGGCTCCGGTTCGGGCTCGGGCTCGGGCTCGGCGATCCGGGGTACGAACGGCTGCAACAGGGTCCAGAACAGGCTCAGGTCGGCCAGCCGCTTTGCCGGGTCGGGCTCGCAGGCCGCGGCCACCAACTCGTCGAGATCCTCGGGAATATCGCCTGAGACCTGACGCGGTCGAGCCGGTCCGCGTCGGTTGATCTGGCCGGTGAGCATCTGCATTAAGATCATGCCCAGGGCGTAGATGTCGGCGCGGCGATCGACGTTGCCGCCGAAGCTCACCGCCTCGGGCGCCATGAAGTGGTAGACGTCGCCCAGCCCCAGCTGGATCGAGGCGAAGCGCGAGAACGGCAGCAGATGCGAGGTGCCGAAGTCGCTGAGCAGGATCTCAAAATCGTCGTCGAGCTCGCCGCGCAGCAGCACGTTTCCCGGCTTGAGGTCGCCGTGCACCTTGTCCGGCGGGATGTTCCAAAGCAGTCGCGCCAAGCGGTCGCAGATTGCCGCGGCCTGCTCCAGGGGCAGCGCACCCTGGGCCTGGGCCAGCAGCCGATCGAGCCCTTGGCCGCTCACCAGCGGCATCAGCACGGCCTTGCGTGTCTCGTGCTGCACAAAGGCCAACGGCGTTACCACCCCCTCGCAGCGCGGAGTCGCCGCGCGCAGCACCTGCTCGATGCGTTCAAGCTCGATCGATTGGGGGATCGTGCGTTCGAGAAACAGCTTGAGCGCCAGGACCGAGCCGTCCTGGGAGTCCTTGACGCGGTAGACCTCGGCCAGGCCGCCGCTGCCGATGTAGCTCAGCACTTCGTAGCGCTGGGCCAGTATGTCACCGGGCGAGTAGCTTCTGGTAATCATGTTTTAATTGTCAGCTATATCGAGGTTTAAGCGTTTTTTAATGTGTCACATCCGCGGTGCGCTGTCCATCTTGCATCATCTTCAATTTTTCTATTGGCAGCCGCACGAGTCGTCGTCATCGTCGTCGTCGCCGCCAACATCGTCGTCGCCGCTGTCGTCATCGTCGTCGTCGCCGCAGCCCTCGTCGATCTCGCCGTTGCAGTTGTTGTCCACGCCGTCGTCGCAGACCTCGTCCGCATCGGGATTGATCGCGGCGTCGCCATCGTCGCAGTCGTCCTGGCAGACCATGAAGCCGTCAAGGTCGAGGTCGACCTCGTCCGCGCCCGGCGCGCCGTCGCAGTCGTTGTCGATCCCGTCGCATTGCTCGGGGTTGCCCGGGAAGCGCAGCGCGTCGCGGTCGTCGCAATCCAGTCCGTCGCACTGCGCGCCGTCGACCCCGTCGTCGTCCCAGTCGCAGTCAAAGAGCATCGGCGTCTGCGGATCGCCGAACAGCAGCAGCTCGTACATCTGGTAGCGCATCATCGTGTTCGGGTCGAGCAGCGCGATGTTGGCCTCGCGGCTGTAGTCGTGGGCCGCGCCGAGCTCGTGGATATCCTCGGTGAACAGCGCGTCGGCAAAGGTCCAGTCGTAGACGCTGCTCGGGCCGTCCAGCCGCCCCTCGAGGTAGAAGCCGTAACGCGAGTTGGCGATGTAGGCAAACGCTCCGGCCCCGGTCTTGTCGGTGAAGTACTCGACGATGCAATCGCCCGAATAGTAGCCGCCGTAGGTCGAACGCGAATCGATCGAGCCCGCGTAACAGCCGTGGGACCAGCCCAGGTAATAGGTGGTGTTGGTCAGGTCGTAAACGTCGGAAGTGTAGAAGGACATGTTGGACGTGACGTTGCTGTGGCCGCAGTGGTTGACCCACTGGTGCTCGTTGCTGTTGATGTTGTTGACGATCGCCGAGTAGCTCAGCGTGCCCAGGTCGGAGTACAGCCGCGTGGCGTCGACCTCGTCCATGTGGTCGTGAATCAGGTTCTTGATGTCGCCGCCGGAGGTGTACGAATCGAGCGTCTCGCCCACGAGCATCACCTTGCGCGGCGCGCCGTTTTGCTCGAAGCCCATGATCTTGGCGATCTGGTTGTTGGCCTCGTCCACCGTGTCCGCGGCAATTCGGCCCACGCTGAGCTCGTACATCAGGTCGACCTCGCCGCCGCCCTCGCCGTCGGTGGGCTCGCCGAACTTATCGTCGCCGTCGAAGTTGTACGAGCCGTCCAGGCAGCCGAAGTACAAATCCGAGGCCATCACCGTCTCGGTGTAGGTCGTGGGGCCGTCGGGGTCGATCCCGGTGACCCACAGCATGCGCATCGGCGCGGTCCAGCCCGCGGGGTTCGAGCCGTCGACATCGCCGACGATCAGCAGAAAGCGCGTGCCCCAGTTGGCGTAGATGTCCTGGGCGAACGCGCGCACCTTGGCCGTGAGGTCCGCGCCGCTGTAGTTGGCCTCCACGTCGGTCAGGGTGTAGACCGTGGCGCTCAGGCCCCAGACCGCGGCCTTAAAGTCGGCCAGCGTCTGCATTGTCGCGGCGAACGAGGCCGGGCAGAGGATCACGTATTCGTACTCCTCGGTCGGCGATTTATCGGCCGCGTACAGCGCCAGGTACGATGGATTGTCCACCAGCCGCGCCAGGGTCTCAAGGTCGGACGCCGATCCGCGAAACGGCATCTGCGGCTCGATCGGCTCGACCGTCCGGGGCGCGGTCTCGATGCTGATATCCATCTGACGGGCGTGGGTCAGTCGGCCGCTGAGCGGCTCGTACTGGGTCGGTTGCAGCCGCAGCGGCAGGATCTGCACGCCGAGTTTGCGCTGCACGTCGAAGACCTCTACCCCTTCGCCGGGGTAGGCGCTTTGGCTTAGGTAGACCGCGGGATCGCGCCAGCGCGGGCCGGGCGTGGCGTCGGTCTCGCCGCAGAGCTTGCGCAACGCTCCCACAGGCGCCAGCTCGAGATCCTGTTCGAGCAACATCACGTCGCCGGGAGTTACGCGCACCGACAGCAGCCGGCTTTGCGGCGGCAGCGCCACGTAGACCGTGCGCACGGGCATCGCGGGTCGACCCGGCACCGCCAGCATTGGCGATTGGGACTCAAGCTCGACGCCCTGGGCGCCGAAGTGCAGTTGCGGCTCGGTAAAGCTGTAGCTCAAATTGATTGTGGCGGCCGCAGCGGGCACGGAGAGCGTCGCGATCAGCGCGGTCAGCAGCAGTAGACGTCGCATGTTCACTCCATGGGTTTGTCTCGCAGAAAATAGCACCTCGCGCGTTTGGAAAAAAGATGCCGCGCGCGCGGAGCGCTGAAAGTTTTTACGTTACGCAATTGCATGTATCCGGGTGATGTATTTATAGTCTGCCTCTATTTGGGAGTAGGGACTTGGCCAAGATTATCTTGATTCAATCATCGTCGGACTATCCGGAGCGGGTGGTCAGTCAGCCCATCGGGCTGATGAGCGTGGCGGCCTGCCTGCGCCAGGTCGGGCACCAGGTATCGATCTACGACGACAACTTGCTCGACCAAGGTCCGCAGGCCGCAGCCGCAATGGTGGCGCGCGAACGGCCGGACGTGGTCGGCCTGACCGCGGTGAGCATCGAGATGCCGTTCGTGCATCGCGCGGCCACGGCGATCAAAGACCGGGTTCCCGGGCTGCCGCTGGTGATCGGCGGGGCCCACGCCACGGGCGATCCGCTGCGCACGCTGGCCGATCCCAACATCGACTACGTGGTGGTGGGCGAGGGCGAACGGACTTTCGTCGAGCTGGTCCAGACCTTGGGGCGCGGGGGCGATCCGCAGCAGGTGCCGGGGTTGGCCCTGCGCAGCGACGGGCTGCCGCTGTTGACCGCGGAGCGCGTGCCGATCGAGGACCTCGACGCATTGCCCTTGCCCGCATATGAGCTGATCAACGTGCCGGCCTACTTCGACGTGTTTCGTTCGAGCATCCTGTTCAAACGCCGCGAGCACATGGCGCTGTTTACATCGCGCTCGTGCCCCTACAAGTGCATCTATTGCTTCTCGGTCACTGGCGGCAAATACCGCGTGCGTTCGGCCGAGGCCGTGGTCGAGGAGATCGACTATCTGGTCGCCGAGTACGGCATTCGCGAGGTGGCGTTCCAGGACGAGGTGTTCAACCTACAGCCCGAGCGGGTCAAGGCGATCTGTCGGCTGCTGATCGATCGGCCCTACCGCGTGGCGATCTCGCTGGTCTCCGGCGTACGCGGCGACATCCTCGACCGCGAGACCGTGCGGCTGCTGGCGCGCGCCGGAGTTTACCGCACGGCGTTCGGCATTGAGAGCGCCAGCCCGCGGATACAACGCGAGATCCGCAAGAATGTGGACCTCGAGCGGCTGACCGAGGCTGTGCACTGGTTCCACGACGAGGGCGTGATCTGCCACGGATTTTTCATGATCGGCCTGCCCGGCGAGACCCAAGAGGAGGCGCGCAGCACAATCAAGATGTCCTGCGAGCTGCCGCTGGACTCGGCCGGATTCGCCAATCCAGTGCCGATGGTCGGCTCGAGCTGGTACAAACAGATCGTGGCCCAAGCCGGTACCGAGGCCGTAGTCGAATACAACCAGACCTACCACCATTCGGCCACCAACTACTCGGCGATGGACGACGTGACCCTCGAGCGCATGCGCCGATTGGCCTATCGCAGGTTTTGGCTGGGCAATTTGCGCGTCCTGCGGTTGCTGTTCAAGGTTCCGCTGAGCCTCAAGCTCTATTCCAAGCTGGCGCGCGCCGCGCTCTACCGCTTTTTCCCGCAGCTTTCGGCGATCAAGGTCGAGGCGCCGGCCGCAACGGCTGCTGCTGCTGATTTAGTGAGTAACGGACCGCAGCCGGTCCCCGCCGCGACGATCAGTCCCGACTGACCTTTCCGCGTTCCGATATATCCTGGACAAAACCGTCGATCCACTTGACGTGGCCTTGATCGTCCAGGCAGGGGTGCGAGGTGCACAAGACCTTGAGCAGCGAGCCGTCCTTGCGACGCAGACGCAGCCGCTTATCGCGCACTTCGTCGTTGAGCATCACTTCCTCGACCGCCAACTTGCGCTCCAGCGGATTTTCGTAGAGCTCGGACACGGGCATGCGCTTGAGCTCCTCGGCCGAGCCGTAACCCAGCATCCGCGCCAACGAACGATTGGCGTAGAGGTAGCGGCCCGTGGGGCCGGGGGTCGTGCGATAGATGCCCAGGCTGATGTTGTCCATCAGCGAGCTGAACATCTGTTGGATGTCGTCCAGGCGGCCCTGCAGTTCGTGTTGGCTGCTCACGTCGCGGGCGATGATCGTCCC of the Candidatus Alcyoniella australis genome contains:
- a CDS encoding serine/threonine-protein kinase codes for the protein MITRSYSPGDILAQRYEVLSYIGSGGLAEVYRVKDSQDGSVLALKLFLERTIPQSIELERIEQVLRAATPRCEGVVTPLAFVQHETRKAVLMPLVSGQGLDRLLAQAQGALPLEQAAAICDRLARLLWNIPPDKVHGDLKPGNVLLRGELDDDFEILLSDFGTSHLLPFSRFASIQLGLGDVYHFMAPEAVSFGGNVDRRADIYALGMILMQMLTGQINRRGPARPRQVSGDIPEDLDELVAAACEPDPAKRLADLSLFWTLLQPFVPRIAEPEPEPEPEPEPEQPKREDSIDMFVPEQQPADQDQQQPPADANTATRSFLDRTGDEVHQEARELFGEFLTSSDTPQAADELPTDVQDVEKQTQLEPAAPDSAAKKRAPRWAIWAVLIVALAVCAAIIALSMMPD
- a CDS encoding C25 family cysteine peptidase, with product MRRLLLLTALIATLSVPAAAATINLSYSFTEPQLHFGAQGVELESQSPMLAVPGRPAMPVRTVYVALPPQSRLLSVRVTPGDVMLLEQDLELAPVGALRKLCGETDATPGPRWRDPAVYLSQSAYPGEGVEVFDVQRKLGVQILPLRLQPTQYEPLSGRLTHARQMDISIETAPRTVEPIEPQMPFRGSASDLETLARLVDNPSYLALYAADKSPTEEYEYVILCPASFAATMQTLADFKAAVWGLSATVYTLTDVEANYSGADLTAKVRAFAQDIYANWGTRFLLIVGDVDGSNPAGWTAPMRMLWVTGIDPDGPTTYTETVMASDLYFGCLDGSYNFDGDDKFGEPTDGEGGGEVDLMYELSVGRIAADTVDEANNQIAKIMGFEQNGAPRKVMLVGETLDSYTSGGDIKNLIHDHMDEVDATRLYSDLGTLSYSAIVNNINSNEHQWVNHCGHSNVTSNMSFYTSDVYDLTNTTYYLGWSHGCYAGSIDSRSTYGGYYSGDCIVEYFTDKTGAGAFAYIANSRYGFYLEGRLDGPSSVYDWTFADALFTEDIHELGAAHDYSREANIALLDPNTMMRYQMYELLLFGDPQTPMLFDCDWDDDGVDGAQCDGLDCDDRDALRFPGNPEQCDGIDNDCDGAPGADEVDLDLDGFMVCQDDCDDGDAAINPDADEVCDDGVDNNCNGEIDEGCGDDDDDDSGDDDVGGDDDDDDDSCGCQ
- a CDS encoding radical SAM protein, giving the protein MAKIILIQSSSDYPERVVSQPIGLMSVAACLRQVGHQVSIYDDNLLDQGPQAAAAMVARERPDVVGLTAVSIEMPFVHRAATAIKDRVPGLPLVIGGAHATGDPLRTLADPNIDYVVVGEGERTFVELVQTLGRGGDPQQVPGLALRSDGLPLLTAERVPIEDLDALPLPAYELINVPAYFDVFRSSILFKRREHMALFTSRSCPYKCIYCFSVTGGKYRVRSAEAVVEEIDYLVAEYGIREVAFQDEVFNLQPERVKAICRLLIDRPYRVAISLVSGVRGDILDRETVRLLARAGVYRTAFGIESASPRIQREIRKNVDLERLTEAVHWFHDEGVICHGFFMIGLPGETQEEARSTIKMSCELPLDSAGFANPVPMVGSSWYKQIVAQAGTEAVVEYNQTYHHSATNYSAMDDVTLERMRRLAYRRFWLGNLRVLRLLFKVPLSLKLYSKLARAALYRFFPQLSAIKVEAPAATAAAADLVSNGPQPVPAATISPD
- a CDS encoding PAS domain-containing protein, giving the protein MALHDLLDTLPERVVDALIDSCPDTLLVIDTQGAIVAANEAAELMLGYTRDELCVAYLGLILSGSKLGDNELPPAEPIHDFETQFKTRSGAEVPVLVSSGPIHDEHGFICGGTIIARDVSSQHELQGRLDDIQQMFSSLMDNISLGIYRTTPGPTGRYLYANRSLARMLGYGSAEELKRMPVSELYENPLERKLAVEEVMLNDEVRDKRLRLRRKDGSLLKVLCTSHPCLDDQGHVKWIDGFVQDISERGKVSRD